A window of Hevea brasiliensis isolate MT/VB/25A 57/8 chromosome 14, ASM3005281v1, whole genome shotgun sequence contains these coding sequences:
- the LOC110667597 gene encoding phytosulfokine receptor 1-like gives MEFSSLYFFSILIALCIHFQTRMACNSNDRIALNDLYSCLKSKPDSWNSSSADCCTWDGVTCNNSSVSSKRVIGLELGNKRLTGTICESLAVLDQLRILNLSHNLLHGTLTTKLFSLQNLEILDLSNNYFVGSIPLHDDMRSIRFIDLSKNYLNGTVNATLCETSPHIQVLNLASNKFTGEVSTTFGRCTSLQNLSLNVNSLSGSFPGGLLQLKDLRALHLEGNQFSGPLDARLGNLSNLVELDISSNRFSGNLPDIFGNLGKLEKFSAFTNKFNGHMPESLVNSPSLKILDLHNNTLDGPININCSAMIHLISLNLGSNNFHGPIPETFSSCHSLSILNLGKNKLGGEVPYNFKNLQALTFLSLSNTSISNISRALEILQHCKNLTTLILGINFQDEEMPGDVNLQFRNVKALVIPFCQLRGSIPLWLTNCKSLQLLDLSWNLLGGSIPLWLGNFKSLFYLDLSNNSFTGNIPKSLAELQTLVTNTVIPPEEIAPGIPLFKYREQGTGLQYTKIWSLPPTMDLSFNKLTGPILPSFGRLKGLHVLGLNNNGLSGPIPADLSGMSNLEALDLSHNKLSGEIPTSLVKLNFLSKFNVAYNQLSGEIPAGGQFMTFPYSSFQGNKNLCGGDYVSCRPVQAPVQSPSKEEMKIVGLPFEIGIATGFVLSVAISFMSGWVFSVAERTTSTSRFLCWR, from the coding sequence ATGGAATTCTCAAGCTTATATTTtttctccattcttatagcacTCTGCATCCACTTCCAGACCAGGATGGCATGCAATTCAAATGACAGGATAGCTCTCAACGATCTCTACTCTTGTTTAAAATCAAAACCAGATAGCTGGAATAGCTCTTCTGCTGATTGCTGTACTTGGGATGGTGTCACTTGCAATAATTCCAGTGTTTCAAGTAAAAGAGTCATTGGGCTAGAACTTGGGAACAAGAGACTCACAGGAACAATCTGCGAGTCCTTGGCAGTTTTGGATCAACTCAGAATTTTGAACCTCTCCCATAATTTACTCCATGGTACCCTTACAACTAAATTGTTCAGTCTGCAGAATCTTGAAATTCTTGACCTGAGCAACAATTATTTTGTCGGGTCAATTCCACTACATGATGATATGCGCTCAATCAGGTTTATCGACTTGTCAAAGAATTACTTGAATGGTACTGTCAATGCAACACTTTGTGAAACCTCACCCCATATTCAAGTTCTCAACCTGGCAAGTAACAAATTCACTGGTGAAGTTTCGACCActtttggaagatgtacttctcTGCAGAATCTCTCTCTCAATGTCAATAGTCTCTCAGGAAGTTTTCCTGGGGGCCTCTTGCAACTGAAAGACCTTCGCGCGTTGCACCTTGAAGGCAATCAATTTTCTGGACCACTGGATGCTAGATTAGGTAACCTTTCTAATCTTGTGGAGTTGGATATTTCCTCCAATAGGTTTTCTGGAAATCTTCCTGATATTTTTGGGAATCTTGGAAAGCTTGAGAAATTCTCTGCCTTCACAAATAAATTCAATGGCCACATGCCCGAGTCATTGGTAAATTCCCCATCCCTTAAAATTCTTGATTTGCACAACAACACCCTTGATGGTCCCATCAATATCAATTGTTCTGCAATGATTCATCTAATTTCCCTGAATCTTGGTTCTAATAATTTCCATGGTCCAATCCCTGAAACCTTCTCGTCTTGCCACAGCTTGAGTATTTTGAATCTTGGTAAAAACAAACTCGGGGGAGAGGTTCCTTACAACTTCAAGAATCTCCAGGCCCTGACGTTCCTTTCACTCTCAAACACCAGCATATCAAATATCTCAAGAGCTCTTGAGATACTACAACATTGCAAAAACTTAACTACGCTAATCCTTGGCATCAATTTTCAAGATGAAGAAATGCCTGGAGATGTCAATTTGCAGTTCAGAAATGTCAAGGCCCTTGTCATTCCGTTTTGTCAGCTGAGAGGTTCAATTCCACTATGGTTGACAAATTGCAAATCGCTGCAGTTGTTGGATCTGTCTTGGAATCTCTTGGGTGGATCTATCCCACTCTGGCTAGGCAATTTCAAGAGTCTCTTTTACTTGGATTTATCAAACAATTCTTTTACTGGCAACATACCAAAAAGCTTGGCAGAACTACAAACCCTGGTCACCAATACGGTCATCCCACCAGAAGAAATCGCCCCCGGTATCCCTCTCTTTAAGTACCGAGAACAGGGCACTGGTTTGCAGTATACAAAAATTTGGAGCCTTCCACCAACTATGGATCTAAGTTTCAACAAGCTGACAGGACCAATCTTGCCAAGTTTTGGGAGACTGAAAGGACTTCACGTTTTAGGACTAAACAACAATGGTTTGTCAGGGCCAATTCCGGCTGATCTATCAGGAATGTCGAACTTGGAAGCTTTGGATTTGTCCCATAACAAACTATCTGGAGAAATTCCTACTTCATTGGTAAAGCTCAACTTTTTATCCAAGTTCAATGTGGCATACAATCAACTTTCTGGAGAAATCCCAGCAGGTGGCCAATTCATGACCTTTCCTTATTCAAGCTTCCAGGGTAACAAAAATCTATGTGGCGGAGATTATGTTTCCTGTAGACCAGTACAAGCTCCTGTTCAGTCTCCTAGcaaagaagaaatgaaaattgtTGGTTTGCCATTTGAAATAGGAATTGCTACCGGCTTTGTCCTCTCTGTCGCAATCTCCTTCATGTCAGGCTGGGTGTTTTCAGTGGCAGAAAGAACTACTAGTACAAGTAGATTTTTATGCTGGAGGTAA